A section of the Roseivirga sp. BDSF3-8 genome encodes:
- a CDS encoding GAF domain-containing protein, which translates to MMLDNFPFKSKLSFKPLIQYWENESKNPGSPMGSLGKELMVKLEAYPHFKNIIETPDMIDEHREFIETMMSVLFSPYKNSRDASLAMVPFQFKHIYANPVAEGILGAREIFPTDLRNINLDEIIHNKTLTAYFIILKEIYNYEVNFDFPIIIHKEDEETGLTRCFRLQHNEKFCEVIAENPPALSENDIEELLSNLDDLEAWKEKLPPEAFEFHGFVIITLIDVTEQEVISSLKYDLLENSYNLSTKKFHELEVKLRNYFKIPSLQLGLGGFNPSRDTVANYKEQLWKSLALQQDTEMACCHFSGSIYEKVISERKPMILKSLKSCTDQNLVEERLISNGIKSLLVAPLQYEGELIGVLELGAQVENQFNSFTLHKLKELLPLFAVAMRRSAEEIRNKIQVIIKEQFTNIHPTVEWRFTDEAIKAYKNKGSQQDADFGNIVFHNVYPMYGLSDIRNSSLERNRAIQDDLIHNLNLANDVLQQAHKANHWPILDEYMHRINKKIRKIKPGLVSGDEYNIHEFLHKELNPLFSHINESSHELGKAVEYYQGHIDPSVGMVYNRRKEFEDSLTSINTMISNYMDEVEREAQKIFPHYFEKYKTDGVEYNMYIGQSLVKSRKFHPIYLENFRLWQLMITAEIARQSEKIKSDLPLPLDNTHLILLNSAPISIRFRQDEKKFDVDGAYNIRYEIVKKRIDKAFIKGTNERLTQPGQIAIVYSQSKEAEDYNKYIDYLVSKKYLEKEVEYHELEELQGVKGLKALRVAVKSGQDKEEVNDISKLLKADIRRKIA; encoded by the coding sequence ATGATGTTGGATAATTTTCCGTTCAAATCGAAGCTAAGCTTCAAACCTCTGATTCAATACTGGGAGAATGAATCAAAAAACCCAGGCTCACCTATGGGTAGTCTGGGTAAAGAGCTAATGGTGAAACTGGAGGCTTACCCCCATTTTAAAAATATTATCGAAACTCCCGACATGATAGATGAGCATCGGGAATTTATTGAGACCATGATGTCCGTACTGTTCTCCCCTTACAAGAACAGCCGTGATGCCAGTCTTGCGATGGTACCCTTTCAGTTCAAACATATCTATGCTAACCCTGTAGCCGAAGGGATTTTGGGGGCAAGGGAAATTTTTCCAACAGACCTACGCAACATCAATCTGGATGAGATTATTCACAATAAAACACTTACTGCTTATTTTATTATTCTTAAGGAGATTTATAACTATGAGGTAAACTTCGACTTCCCTATTATTATTCACAAAGAAGATGAAGAAACCGGTCTCACCCGGTGCTTTCGTTTACAGCATAATGAAAAGTTTTGTGAGGTAATTGCCGAGAATCCTCCTGCGCTTAGTGAAAATGACATTGAGGAGTTACTAAGTAACCTTGATGACCTGGAGGCCTGGAAAGAAAAGCTTCCTCCTGAGGCATTCGAATTTCATGGCTTTGTGATCATTACACTAATTGACGTTACCGAACAGGAGGTAATCAGTTCCCTGAAATATGACCTCCTTGAGAATAGCTATAATCTGAGCACTAAAAAATTTCATGAACTTGAAGTCAAGCTGCGTAATTACTTTAAGATTCCTTCGCTTCAGCTTGGTCTTGGAGGGTTTAATCCCAGCCGGGATACGGTAGCCAACTACAAGGAACAACTTTGGAAGAGCCTGGCGCTTCAGCAGGACACAGAAATGGCTTGTTGCCATTTTTCCGGAAGTATCTACGAAAAGGTCATTTCTGAGCGCAAGCCTATGATCCTTAAATCCCTCAAATCCTGCACGGACCAGAACCTTGTAGAAGAGCGCCTCATTAGCAACGGGATAAAAAGTCTGCTCGTAGCTCCCCTGCAGTACGAAGGAGAACTCATTGGCGTCCTTGAGCTGGGGGCTCAGGTGGAAAATCAGTTCAACAGCTTCACCTTACACAAGCTTAAAGAGCTCCTACCTCTCTTTGCTGTAGCAATGAGGAGAAGTGCTGAGGAGATCCGTAATAAAATTCAGGTAATCATTAAAGAACAGTTCACCAATATCCATCCTACGGTGGAGTGGAGGTTCACTGACGAAGCCATAAAAGCCTACAAGAATAAAGGGTCTCAACAGGATGCCGACTTTGGGAATATTGTTTTCCATAATGTCTATCCAATGTATGGGTTATCCGATATCCGTAATAGTTCACTTGAGCGCAACAGGGCTATACAGGATGACCTCATCCATAACCTGAATCTGGCTAATGACGTGCTACAACAGGCACACAAGGCTAATCACTGGCCTATACTGGATGAGTATATGCACAGGATTAATAAAAAAATCAGGAAAATAAAGCCCGGGTTAGTATCTGGTGATGAGTATAACATTCACGAATTTCTTCACAAGGAATTGAACCCGCTTTTTAGCCATATAAATGAATCAAGCCATGAACTGGGTAAAGCGGTAGAGTATTATCAGGGCCACATAGACCCATCAGTAGGAATGGTTTATAACCGCAGGAAGGAGTTTGAAGATAGTTTAACCTCTATAAATACCATGATCTCTAACTACATGGACGAGGTGGAACGTGAGGCTCAGAAAATCTTTCCTCATTATTTTGAGAAGTATAAAACCGATGGGGTGGAATACAACATGTACATCGGCCAGTCACTAGTGAAAAGCAGAAAGTTCCACCCCATATACCTGGAAAACTTTCGGCTGTGGCAGCTAATGATTACTGCAGAAATAGCCAGACAGTCAGAAAAGATCAAAAGTGACTTGCCACTTCCTTTAGATAATACTCATCTAATCCTGCTTAACAGTGCGCCAATATCTATTCGTTTTCGTCAGGATGAAAAGAAATTTGACGTAGATGGTGCCTATAACATTCGCTATGAGATAGTTAAAAAGCGTATAGACAAAGCCTTTATTAAAGGAACTAACGAACGCCTGACCCAACCCGGTCAGATAGCCATCGTCTACAGCCAAAGTAAAGAAGCGGAGGACTATAATAAGTATATAGATTACCTTGTATCAAAAAAATACCTTGA